The Mycolicibacterium mageritense genome contains a region encoding:
- a CDS encoding alpha/beta fold hydrolase: protein MYDELRALSPRPDVVHDVPTKFGTVRVYQHGPDRGVPVVLIHGFFLTSAMWWDQVADLTSDFTVYAMDMLGQPGASIQTKTMFAPADCARSIDAVLAGLKLRDVHLVGHSYGGWLATHTAARAPHRLATLTLVDPASTVARTSAKFWRSLALIMSRPRSARAEHAAAWIAGHPAPGSSVDMLAGLFVAGFAAFAPPVRTAPLRFPSDRLLRSVRIPVQVLLASNTVHDSEKGLQRIQSVVPGWRYHLWPNASHALPTEVPDEVNTCIRQFVMEHRSDA from the coding sequence ATGTATGACGAGTTGCGCGCATTGAGTCCGCGGCCGGATGTCGTGCACGATGTTCCAACGAAGTTCGGCACAGTTCGGGTCTATCAGCACGGGCCAGACCGCGGAGTACCCGTCGTACTGATACACGGCTTTTTCCTCACCTCGGCCATGTGGTGGGACCAAGTCGCAGACTTGACAAGCGACTTCACCGTATATGCGATGGATATGCTGGGCCAGCCCGGAGCAAGCATTCAGACGAAAACGATGTTTGCCCCCGCAGATTGCGCACGCAGCATCGACGCGGTTCTGGCGGGGCTGAAGCTGCGAGATGTGCATCTGGTCGGGCATTCCTATGGGGGTTGGCTTGCCACCCACACCGCGGCGCGGGCGCCCCATCGGCTGGCGACGCTAACACTGGTTGACCCGGCCAGCACGGTGGCTCGAACCTCTGCAAAGTTCTGGCGAAGCCTTGCGCTCATAATGTCGCGCCCGCGTTCCGCGCGAGCTGAACACGCCGCGGCGTGGATAGCGGGTCACCCCGCACCGGGCAGCTCCGTCGACATGCTCGCAGGGCTGTTTGTGGCCGGATTCGCTGCCTTCGCGCCACCCGTACGCACCGCGCCACTACGTTTCCCTAGTGATCGTCTGCTGCGTTCAGTGCGCATTCCGGTCCAAGTTCTTTTGGCGAGCAACACTGTTCACGACTCAGAGAAGGGGCTTCAGCGGATACAATCGGTAGTGCCCGGATGGCGATATCACCTTTGGCCCAACGCCTCACACGCTTTGCCGACCGAGGTCCCTGACGAGGTGAATACGTGTATCCGTCAGTTCGTGATGGAACATCGTAGCGATGCCTAG
- a CDS encoding NAD(P)/FAD-dependent oxidoreductase produces the protein MQTFDVVIVGARCAGSPLAVMLARRGLNVCVVDKARFPSETPSTHVIQPCGVSILEGIGALDAVLSAGAVPIDHFTLVNEDVRIDAEIDPAVLPRPGLCVRRLTLDALLVETAAAAGADVRTGVKATGVLTAGDRVVGVQTEQGPIRASLVIGADGRHSRVATAVGAREYLVTPGGRIPAWAYFEGVADREGRLRLARLGKDAYLACPTDSGLYMACIATGAGLPANRDAAFSAAIAGWPELADLIAGARRVGPIRVMTKWHGYFRQAAGPGWVLIGDGGHFKDFTPAQGIADALRQAQRLAETLPSDLANHQAVDATTQRWWRWRDHDAHPMYWFATDMGGPGPSTPLITQVLRDIATDSDATQTLLQVLNHDVAPARLLTPRRLAVAAARTLRDHPDLFGATSKEIAVALRDQIRRARLSRKPPSGMTRGRHTRRAQHKGFAANT, from the coding sequence ATGCAGACCTTCGACGTGGTCATTGTCGGCGCGAGGTGCGCGGGTTCGCCCTTGGCCGTGATGCTCGCGCGTCGGGGCTTGAACGTGTGTGTGGTGGACAAAGCGCGGTTTCCCTCGGAGACGCCGTCCACCCACGTCATCCAGCCGTGCGGGGTGAGCATCCTCGAAGGCATTGGCGCGCTGGACGCGGTCTTGAGTGCTGGCGCCGTGCCGATCGATCACTTCACCCTCGTCAACGAGGACGTGCGTATCGACGCCGAGATCGATCCCGCGGTGCTCCCGCGCCCAGGGCTATGCGTGCGCAGACTGACGCTGGACGCACTACTGGTCGAGACGGCAGCAGCGGCGGGCGCCGACGTGCGGACCGGGGTGAAGGCGACCGGTGTGCTCACCGCCGGTGATCGGGTCGTCGGTGTGCAGACCGAGCAGGGACCGATCCGAGCAAGTCTGGTGATCGGCGCCGACGGCCGGCACTCCCGCGTGGCCACGGCTGTGGGGGCACGGGAGTACCTGGTGACTCCGGGGGGCCGCATACCGGCCTGGGCCTACTTCGAGGGAGTCGCCGACCGGGAGGGTCGACTGCGGCTCGCACGCCTCGGCAAGGACGCCTATCTGGCCTGCCCAACCGATTCCGGTCTGTACATGGCCTGCATCGCCACCGGTGCCGGTCTACCCGCGAACCGCGACGCGGCGTTCAGCGCCGCCATCGCCGGCTGGCCCGAACTCGCCGACCTGATCGCCGGTGCGCGACGAGTCGGCCCAATCCGAGTAATGACCAAATGGCACGGCTACTTTCGCCAGGCCGCTGGACCCGGCTGGGTCCTCATCGGCGATGGCGGGCACTTCAAGGACTTCACCCCCGCCCAGGGCATCGCCGACGCGCTGCGCCAAGCGCAGCGTCTCGCCGAGACGCTACCCAGTGACCTCGCCAACCACCAGGCCGTCGACGCGACGACCCAGCGGTGGTGGCGCTGGCGCGACCACGACGCGCATCCGATGTACTGGTTCGCCACCGACATGGGCGGGCCCGGACCGTCGACCCCGCTGATCACCCAAGTGCTACGCGACATCGCCACCGACTCTGACGCGACCCAGACGCTGCTGCAGGTCCTCAACCACGACGTCGCGCCGGCACGTCTGCTGACCCCCCGACGGCTGGCCGTCGCCGCCGCGCGGACGCTTCGCGATCACCCCGACCTATTCGGCGCGACGAGCAAGGAAATCGCGGTCGCGCTCCGCGACCAGATCCGCCGCGCACGCCTGAGCCGCAAGCCGCCGTCGGGCATGACCCGCGGCCGACACACACGGCGCGCGCAACACAAAGGCTTCGCAGCGAATACGTGA